The following proteins are co-located in the Bathymodiolus thermophilus thioautotrophic gill symbiont genome:
- the dinG gene encoding ATP-dependent DNA helicase DinG, with the protein MLSDELKTQIRNSFIALKSDMDGFQARGSQNKMMAEISKTLTGEYEKSNRILCVEAPTGTGKTFAYLLSSIPIAKANKKKLIVSSANVALQEQLLLKDLPEAQKYCAVDFEYTLVKGRSRYVCIRNLINLTEDNASNNSDLLFNEPPQAYQLKQMSELLEDYSAKQWNGEIDDLARMPDSTLWQKIACNRFTCTARNCEFYAECAFFKSRKKISHADVIVANHDLVLADLSTGNTVLPDVADSILIFDEAHHLNTKALSHFSLSTNTEFIKNSIRQAQGTSEQIAKLMEQEPIEIDIKQVDDYLQDLIELLKMLSFEEDVFLFNQGQIDDSIAKVSAQISTLITQILSRFAILKDTWTDYLRIQPVEKSIADPLNNAIGECEQHLIGIIELFSSFLQTDDASKSPHSRWISKNIANKKTNYSLHSAQTDISTNLDNLIWSKAAGCILTSATLSSLGSFDRLNQQLGLIKSDNQYLRLPSPFAFDQVDFVIAKFDAAPQQVYEHTQEVARQLLQRINANEGSLVLFASNKQMQLVADLVENKLEPHLLVQGEFSKKLILEKHINLRKKNQGSVIFGLDSFAEGVDLKGDNLTHVVIVKLRFSVPTSPIDKTLAGYLESQKRNPFMEISLPDASLKLIQACGRLIRTETDTGKITIFDNRLVTKFYGKQLLAALPNYNIVTE; encoded by the coding sequence ATGCTCTCAGATGAATTAAAAACCCAAATTCGTAACTCATTCATTGCGTTAAAATCGGATATGGACGGCTTTCAAGCGCGTGGATCACAAAACAAAATGATGGCAGAAATCTCCAAAACTTTAACAGGAGAATATGAAAAGAGCAACAGAATCCTATGTGTAGAAGCACCCACTGGCACTGGCAAAACTTTTGCCTATTTACTCAGTAGCATCCCCATCGCTAAGGCCAATAAAAAAAAACTGATTGTCTCCAGCGCCAATGTTGCCCTACAAGAGCAATTGCTACTTAAAGACCTGCCCGAAGCGCAAAAATATTGCGCCGTAGATTTTGAATACACACTGGTTAAAGGGCGTTCTCGCTATGTGTGCATTCGCAATTTAATCAATTTAACCGAAGACAACGCTAGCAATAACAGCGATTTACTGTTTAATGAACCACCACAAGCCTACCAACTAAAACAAATGAGCGAATTGCTGGAAGATTATTCCGCCAAACAATGGAATGGCGAGATTGATGATTTAGCACGCATGCCTGATTCTACACTGTGGCAAAAAATTGCTTGCAATCGTTTCACTTGCACAGCGAGAAACTGTGAATTTTATGCCGAATGTGCTTTTTTTAAATCTCGCAAAAAAATCTCTCACGCCGATGTTATTGTCGCTAATCACGATTTGGTGCTGGCAGATTTGTCAACTGGCAATACAGTTTTACCCGATGTGGCCGATTCTATTCTCATCTTCGATGAAGCGCACCATCTCAATACCAAGGCACTATCACACTTTTCACTCAGCACCAACACTGAGTTTATCAAAAATAGCATTCGCCAAGCTCAAGGCACCAGTGAGCAAATCGCCAAACTCATGGAACAAGAGCCTATTGAAATTGATATTAAGCAAGTGGATGACTACCTGCAAGACTTGATTGAACTGCTAAAAATGCTGTCTTTTGAAGAGGATGTGTTTTTGTTTAACCAAGGGCAAATAGATGACAGTATTGCCAAAGTTAGCGCACAAATCAGCACACTCATCACTCAAATATTATCCAGATTTGCCATCTTGAAAGACACATGGACAGATTATCTACGGATTCAACCCGTTGAAAAAAGCATTGCCGACCCACTTAACAATGCCATTGGCGAATGTGAGCAGCACTTAATTGGTATTATTGAATTATTTTCATCTTTTTTGCAAACCGACGATGCCAGCAAAAGTCCGCATTCTCGTTGGATTAGCAAAAATATCGCCAATAAAAAAACCAATTACAGTTTACACAGTGCGCAAACAGACATTTCCACTAACCTTGATAACCTGATTTGGTCTAAAGCAGCAGGCTGCATTTTGACCTCTGCCACCCTCTCGTCACTCGGTAGTTTTGATAGACTCAACCAGCAACTGGGTTTAATCAAAAGTGATAACCAATATTTACGCTTACCATCGCCCTTTGCTTTTGATCAAGTAGATTTTGTGATTGCCAAGTTCGATGCCGCCCCTCAACAAGTTTATGAACATACACAAGAGGTAGCAAGGCAACTATTACAGCGCATCAATGCTAATGAAGGTTCACTGGTTTTATTCGCCTCAAACAAGCAAATGCAACTGGTAGCAGACTTGGTTGAAAACAAATTAGAGCCACATTTGTTGGTACAAGGTGAATTTTCCAAAAAACTCATTTTAGAAAAACACATCAACCTGCGCAAAAAAAACCAAGGTAGTGTGATTTTTGGCCTAGACAGTTTTGCCGAAGGCGTGGATTTAAAAGGGGACAACCTCACCCATGTGGTTATCGTTAAATTGCGCTTTAGCGTCCCCACTTCGCCGATTGACAAAACTTTAGCAGGTTATTTAGAATCACAAAAACGCAATCCATTTATGGAAATCTCCTTACCCGATGCATCACTCAAACTCATTCAAGCCTGTGGCAGACTCATTCGCACCGAAACTGATACCGGTAAAATCACCATTTTTGACAATCGCCTGGTAACCAAATTCTACGGCAAACAACTGCTTGCCGCCCTACCAAACTACAATATAGTTACTGAATAA
- a CDS encoding polyprenyl synthetase family protein gives MESFADIQNLIKADVEKTNQVLIQHLSSDVALINQMSGYIINAGGKRLRPLLLLLCARASNYQGNHHYLMAVVIELIHTATLLHDDIVDESHSRRGKETANEVWGNAASVLVGDFLYSRAFEMMVEPDSMQIMRILSKATNEIAQGEVLQLLNCQNAALTEAEYYQVIERKTAVLFQAATQIGGILSEVDAAQEQALRAYGLHLGNAFQIIDDVLDYQSDADTMGKEVGDDLSEGKATLPMIYALKNASPKDRQLLEEAINNADNSKIEQVINILQSVNAFDYTHKQAQKSADLAKQSLDSLQDSKYKEALILLCDLSLQRKS, from the coding sequence ATGGAATCATTTGCAGATATTCAAAATTTAATTAAAGCTGATGTTGAGAAAACAAATCAAGTGCTGATTCAACACTTGAGTTCAGATGTGGCACTTATCAATCAAATGAGTGGGTACATTATTAACGCTGGCGGTAAGCGCTTACGCCCCTTGTTGTTACTATTGTGCGCACGCGCTAGTAATTATCAGGGCAATCACCATTATTTAATGGCTGTGGTCATTGAGCTAATTCACACAGCCACCCTATTACACGATGATATTGTCGATGAATCACATAGTCGCCGTGGCAAGGAGACTGCTAACGAAGTTTGGGGTAATGCTGCCAGTGTTTTAGTGGGAGATTTCTTGTATTCTCGCGCTTTTGAAATGATGGTTGAGCCCGATTCAATGCAGATAATGAGAATCCTCTCTAAAGCCACTAATGAGATTGCACAGGGTGAAGTTTTACAATTGTTAAACTGCCAAAACGCCGCACTTACCGAAGCCGAATATTATCAAGTAATTGAACGCAAAACAGCCGTACTATTTCAGGCAGCCACACAAATTGGCGGTATTTTATCAGAGGTAGACGCCGCACAAGAGCAAGCACTAAGAGCGTATGGTTTACACTTGGGCAATGCCTTTCAAATTATTGACGATGTGTTAGATTACCAGTCAGATGCTGACACTATGGGTAAAGAAGTTGGTGATGATTTGAGCGAAGGAAAAGCCACTTTACCAATGATTTACGCACTCAAAAACGCCTCACCCAAAGACAGGCAACTACTTGAAGAGGCAATCAACAATGCAGACAATAGCAAAATTGAACAGGTGATTAATATTTTACAATCGGTAAATGCTTTTGATTACACTCACAAACAAGCGCAAAAATCAGCCGATCTTGCAAAACAATCCTTAGACTCACTGCAAGATTCTAAATACAAAGAAGCACTCATTCTGCTCTGCGACTTGTCGTTACAAAGAAAGTCTTAG
- a CDS encoding beta strand repeat-containing protein — MQIKTQKQITILQNKAQKVADQLNKEIVAVAKGIQHIQVQAGMAYQLSAKEFDVKKLNLIAKKNGNDLEVALEENVIIFDNYFAVCETGLSCLVSLPTEDGGLYHIVANTFFTLEDGTQVVYFYGEQSIVTTESSAVSANNNQSFKDIITSNIEIVVAVVAVAIIASNGNDGNKTLEQPIIQVTEVNATKNEAQDENQITVKAEPGSKITITFSANEKTVTKIIESASGNYDKVSVLTVDELNTLGDGSISISAVAVKDGVISSTGTGSFTLDTVAPIFDQQPTTINTNISTPITTTIYDAQATDQNGNADEGITYSIKGTNANKFEITADTGKVTYKEIQTSVHSNDTVTIIATDTAGNTTEQIVTVSVVPPQGFVINGENAEDVSGHSVSSVGDVNGDGLDDLIIGAPHHLDLSTPNAKYTSKSYVVFGKTNATAVNLSDIASGIGGFVINGKDAGDYSGFSTSSAGDVNGDGLDDLIVGANYSTNSAGKNQAGRSFVVFGKINTTAVDLSNMGMGGFVINGENAGDRSGASVSSAGDVNGDGLDDLIIGAPAASTDSVNFLGNSYVVFGKANATAIDLSNIATGTGGFIIRGINTWEFSGTSVSSAGDVNGDGLDDLIVGSHGALTSAGRSFVVFGKKDDTNTVNLSDIISGTGGFVINGENAKSQSGWSVSSIDDINGDGLDDLIVGAYLADSNDDDNIGKSYVVFGKKNDTTAVNLSDVASGTGGFVINGENTEDRSGFSVSSAGDVNGDGLDDLIIGAHSANNTGKSYVVFGKANTDAIDLSDIAAGTGGFVINGEGAEDDSGFSVSSAGDVNGDGLDDLIVGAPKADPTGGTNAGKSYVIFGKTSTKSVYLTDISKGEGVAIHVIDFQGDANADKNDTLTGTSADELFVAGLGNDVLRGNGGTDVFNAGAGDDIIIINNDNLAKLSNNTLGSHLLARVDGGGGTDTLKLEGGNLNLDLSNINNGRIQDIEIIDLTGSGNNTLKLNLNDLLDFSSSTNVLKVIGNSGDKIDIELNDNAFVQNSASKTENGINYHIYSNANASTAELWIDQTLEVI; from the coding sequence ATGCAAATAAAAACACAAAAACAAATTACAATATTACAAAATAAAGCGCAAAAAGTCGCTGACCAACTCAACAAAGAAATTGTTGCTGTTGCCAAAGGTATTCAGCATATTCAAGTTCAAGCAGGTATGGCTTACCAATTAAGCGCTAAAGAGTTTGATGTTAAAAAGTTAAATCTAATTGCCAAAAAAAATGGCAATGATTTAGAAGTGGCACTAGAGGAAAATGTTATTATTTTTGACAACTATTTTGCTGTTTGTGAGACTGGTTTGTCTTGCTTAGTTTCTTTGCCCACCGAAGACGGCGGGCTTTATCATATTGTTGCTAATACATTCTTCACTTTAGAAGATGGTACGCAAGTTGTGTATTTTTATGGTGAACAATCTATTGTTACCACAGAGTCTAGTGCAGTAAGTGCAAATAACAATCAAAGTTTTAAAGATATTATCACTTCAAATATAGAAATTGTAGTCGCGGTTGTAGCCGTTGCGATTATTGCTAGCAATGGTAACGATGGCAACAAAACTTTGGAACAACCAATCATTCAAGTGACAGAAGTAAACGCCACAAAAAATGAAGCACAAGATGAGAATCAAATTACGGTAAAGGCAGAACCAGGTAGCAAGATAACCATCACCTTTTCTGCAAATGAAAAAACCGTTACCAAGATAATTGAATCTGCCTCAGGTAATTATGACAAAGTTTCTGTTTTAACAGTTGACGAGCTTAACACATTAGGTGATGGTTCGATCAGTATTTCAGCCGTTGCCGTTAAAGATGGGGTAATAAGTTCTACTGGCACTGGTAGTTTTACACTTGATACTGTGGCGCCAATATTTGATCAGCAGCCTACTACAATCAACACTAATATTAGCACCCCTATTACAACCACTATTTATGATGCACAAGCAACCGACCAGAATGGCAATGCAGATGAAGGTATTACTTATAGTATAAAAGGTACAAATGCCAATAAATTTGAGATTACTGCTGACACTGGGAAAGTAACCTATAAAGAAATACAAACATCAGTGCATAGTAACGACACAGTTACCATTATTGCTACCGATACTGCGGGTAACACAACAGAACAAATCGTTACTGTTTCAGTGGTACCCCCACAAGGCTTTGTTATCAATGGTGAGAATGCCGAAGATGTTAGTGGACACTCGGTCTCCTCAGTAGGCGATGTCAATGGCGATGGCTTGGATGATTTGATTATTGGCGCCCCTCATCATCTAGACCTCAGTACACCTAACGCTAAATATACAAGTAAATCTTATGTGGTATTTGGTAAGACTAACGCAACTGCTGTTAATTTATCAGACATAGCCTCTGGCATAGGTGGCTTTGTTATCAATGGCAAGGATGCTGGGGATTATAGTGGTTTCTCGACCTCCTCAGCAGGCGATGTTAATGGCGATGGCTTAGATGATTTGATTGTTGGTGCCAATTATTCAACAAACTCTGCTGGTAAAAACCAAGCAGGCAGGTCTTTCGTCGTGTTTGGCAAAATTAACACAACTGCCGTTGATTTATCAAACATGGGTATGGGTGGCTTTGTTATCAATGGTGAAAATGCTGGAGATCGAAGTGGGGCGTCAGTTTCCTCAGCAGGTGATGTCAATGGTGATGGTCTAGATGATCTGATTATTGGTGCCCCTGCAGCAAGCACAGATTCTGTCAATTTTTTAGGCAATTCTTATGTGGTATTTGGCAAGGCTAACGCAACTGCCATTGATTTATCAAACATAGCCACTGGTACAGGTGGCTTTATTATCAGGGGCATAAATACTTGGGAGTTTAGTGGCACTTCAGTCTCTTCAGCAGGCGATGTCAATGGTGATGGCTTAGATGATTTGATTGTTGGTTCTCATGGAGCATTAACTTCGGCAGGCAGGTCTTTCGTTGTGTTTGGCAAAAAGGATGACACAAATACCGTTAATTTATCAGATATAATCTCTGGCACAGGTGGCTTTGTTATTAATGGTGAGAATGCTAAGAGTCAAAGTGGTTGGTCAGTTTCCTCAATAGATGATATCAATGGCGATGGCTTAGATGATTTGATTGTTGGTGCTTATTTGGCCGATTCTAATGATGATGATAACATAGGTAAGTCTTATGTTGTGTTTGGCAAGAAAAATGACACCACTGCTGTTAATTTATCAGATGTAGCCTCTGGCACGGGTGGTTTTGTTATCAATGGTGAAAATACCGAGGATCGGAGTGGCTTCTCAGTCTCTTCAGCAGGTGATGTCAATGGCGATGGCTTGGATGATTTGATTATTGGTGCCCATTCGGCTAACAACACAGGTAAATCTTATGTGGTATTTGGCAAGGCCAACACAGATGCTATTGATTTATCAGACATAGCTGCTGGCACGGGTGGTTTTGTTATCAATGGTGAGGGTGCTGAGGATGATAGTGGCTTCTCAGTCTCCTCAGCAGGTGATGTCAATGGTGATGGACTAGATGATTTGATTGTTGGTGCCCCTAAGGCAGACCCCACTGGTGGCACTAACGCAGGAAAATCCTATGTAATATTTGGAAAAACCAGCACAAAGTCTGTTTATTTAACAGATATCAGTAAAGGCGAAGGGGTCGCTATTCATGTAATTGATTTTCAAGGTGATGCCAATGCCGATAAAAATGACACACTAACAGGTACCTCTGCTGACGAGTTGTTTGTTGCCGGTTTAGGTAACGATGTCTTAAGGGGTAACGGTGGTACTGATGTCTTTAATGCAGGTGCAGGTGATGATATTATTATCATTAATAATGACAATCTTGCCAAACTTTCCAACAACACACTTGGTAGCCATTTACTCGCTCGTGTTGATGGTGGTGGTGGCACTGATACTCTGAAGTTAGAGGGTGGTAATCTTAACTTAGACCTTAGCAATATAAACAATGGCCGCATTCAAGATATTGAAATCATTGATTTGACAGGCTCAGGTAACAATACTTTGAAACTTAATCTTAATGATTTACTGGATTTCTCTAGTTCAACCAATGTTCTTAAAGTTATTGGTAACTCAGGTGATAAAATTGATATAGAATTGAACGATAACGCCTTTGTTCAAAATTCTGCATCAAAAACAGAAAATGGTATCAACTATCATATTTATAGCAATGCTAACGCTTCTACTGCAGAATTATGGATAGATCAAACTTTAGAGGTGATTTAG
- the rlmE gene encoding 23S rRNA (uridine(2552)-2'-O)-methyltransferase RlmE: MTKKGSSGRWMNEHLNDEYVKRSQKEGYRSRAVYKLTEIVEKYRFIKRGDTVLDLGAAPGGWSQVAIKMVGKSGQVIASDILDIEPIENVDFLCGDFTELEVYEALLALTQGKKVDVVLSDMAPNMSGQLSVDIPKSLYLCELALDMAIKTLTPNGYFFIKVFQGAGFDAYVKACRMAFSKVVIRKPKASRARSKEVYLLASSLK, encoded by the coding sequence ATGACAAAAAAAGGCTCTTCTGGTCGCTGGATGAATGAACACCTAAATGATGAGTATGTCAAACGCTCACAAAAAGAAGGGTATCGGTCGCGTGCAGTGTATAAACTCACAGAAATTGTTGAAAAATATCGGTTTATCAAGCGTGGCGACACGGTGCTGGATCTTGGTGCAGCGCCCGGCGGCTGGAGTCAGGTGGCAATTAAAATGGTTGGAAAATCAGGGCAAGTGATTGCCAGTGATATTCTGGATATTGAGCCGATTGAAAATGTGGATTTTCTGTGTGGTGACTTTACCGAATTAGAAGTTTATGAAGCATTATTAGCGCTCACGCAAGGTAAAAAAGTAGATGTGGTTTTGAGCGATATGGCGCCAAATATGAGCGGGCAACTCTCAGTTGACATTCCAAAATCCCTATATTTATGCGAATTGGCACTGGATATGGCAATCAAAACCCTTACGCCAAACGGTTATTTCTTTATCAAAGTATTCCAAGGTGCAGGTTTTGATGCGTATGTTAAAGCCTGTCGAATGGCTTTTTCCAAAGTAGTAATTCGCAAACCTAAAGCGTCTCGTGCACGCTCTAAAGAAGTATATTTATTAGCCAGTAGTTTAAAATAG
- a CDS encoding DUF2927 domain-containing protein has translation MVIKSALFKIGLGFLSVVFLSITYASNWQGASWQSKDYIKKAFFEIAYKNEYRKGASNLRRWKNRIQYKVEYFELPADFEMAENLIDEHFKDLSDITALPIVKSDYYANFKIILTKRSYYKEAIEKYTSTTIKNIDTKSNCLLFIKHRHYELVDATVIIPVDHAMRYGLLPACIVEELAQAMGLPNDSDWVNPSVANDKSVLDLLSGLDYLMLKILYDQRLRIGMSVKQSIPIVDKILLDFEQQGLIKNAIAKARELRLSRQLE, from the coding sequence GTGGTTATTAAATCCGCTCTATTTAAAATTGGGTTAGGGTTTTTATCGGTTGTTTTTTTATCAATAACTTATGCCAGTAATTGGCAAGGTGCATCGTGGCAATCTAAAGACTATATAAAAAAAGCCTTTTTTGAAATCGCCTACAAAAATGAATACCGTAAAGGAGCAAGTAATCTAAGGCGCTGGAAAAATCGTATTCAATATAAAGTTGAGTATTTTGAACTTCCAGCAGATTTTGAAATGGCTGAAAATTTGATTGATGAGCATTTTAAAGACTTGTCTGATATTACTGCCTTGCCGATTGTCAAAAGTGATTATTATGCCAACTTTAAAATTATTCTCACCAAGCGTTCATATTACAAAGAAGCCATTGAGAAATACACCAGCACTACAATAAAAAATATTGACACTAAATCTAATTGCTTGTTGTTTATTAAACACAGGCATTATGAATTGGTCGATGCTACCGTTATTATTCCTGTTGATCACGCTATGCGTTATGGTTTGTTGCCTGCTTGTATCGTAGAGGAGCTTGCTCAAGCCATGGGTTTACCAAATGATTCTGATTGGGTTAACCCTTCGGTGGCAAATGACAAAAGTGTATTGGATTTATTGTCAGGGCTAGATTATTTAATGTTGAAGATATTATATGACCAGCGCCTTAGAATTGGTATGAGCGTCAAGCAAAGCATCCCTATTGTTGATAAAATATTACTTGATTTTGAGCAACAAGGTTTAATTAAGAATGCGATAGCAAAAGCACGAGAACTGAGGCTTAGTCGGCAATTGGAATAA
- a CDS encoding integrin alpha: MQIKTQKQIIALQNKAQKIASKLNEEIAVVAKGVQHIQVQTGVAYQLSTKDFDAKKTGLIAKKVGDDLEVALAEDVIIFDNYFTICGTGLSCLVSLPTEDGGLYHIVADAFFTLEDSAQVVYFYGEQSIITTESSAVSSGSQSFFEVITSNIGIIAAVVVVAVVVANNSNDDGSDNDTTSLAQGFAINGENAEEVSGYSVSSAGDVNGDGLDDLIIGAPHYQNSSSPDGKYVGKSYVVFGKTNATTVNLSTIASGIGGFVINGENNGDQSGYSVSSAGDINSDGLNDLIVGAFAGSTSASETNAGKSFVVFGKKDDLNAINLSDVASGTGGFVINGENAEDQSGRSVSSAGDVNGDGIGDLIIGAPTVSTDSVNFLGNSYVVFGKTNETTVNLSDIASGTGGFIIKGIGNQDLSGNSVSSAGDVNGDGLDDLIVSAHGAESRAGKSFVVFGKNNTEAIKLSDIASGTDGFVINGENAGDLSGQSVSSAGDVNGDGLDDLIIGAYGANSNAGKSYVVFGKNNAEAINLSTITSGTGGFAINGESALNYSGYSVSSAGDVNGDGLDDLIVGAYLVNHWAGRSYVVFGKANTDAIDLSNIAAGIGGFVINGKDAGDWSGFSVSSAGDVNGDGLDDLIVGAPKANLIDNANMGKSFVVFGKTNTKSVHLADIDTGKGVAAHAIDFQGDQNEYNGTSADELFVAGAGNNILIGNGGTDVFNAGAGNDAIVINGDNLAKLSSNTLSSNLLTRVDGGNGIDTLSLSGSNLTLDLTNIDDGRIQDIEIIKISGSGNNTLKLNLNDLLDISSETNVLKIVGNSTGKVDIELGYNDFIRGAKIIENSIIYYIYNNTNAPTAELWLDQVLEVL; this comes from the coding sequence ATGCAAATTAAAACACAAAAACAAATCATAGCATTACAAAATAAAGCGCAAAAAATCGCCAGTAAACTTAACGAAGAAATTGCTGTTGTTGCCAAAGGTGTTCAGCATATTCAGGTTCAAACAGGTGTGGCTTACCAATTAAGTACTAAAGATTTTGATGCTAAAAAGACAGGTCTAATTGCCAAAAAGGTCGGTGATGATTTAGAAGTAGCATTAGCAGAAGATGTTATTATTTTTGACAACTATTTTACTATTTGTGGCACTGGTTTATCCTGCTTAGTTTCTCTACCCACCGAAGATGGCGGACTTTACCACATTGTTGCGGATGCGTTCTTCACTTTAGAAGATAGTGCGCAAGTTGTGTATTTTTATGGCGAACAATCTATTATTACTACAGAATCTAGTGCAGTAAGTTCAGGCAGTCAAAGTTTCTTCGAGGTTATCACTTCAAATATAGGAATCATAGCCGCAGTTGTGGTTGTAGCTGTTGTGGTTGCCAATAATAGCAATGATGATGGCAGTGACAATGATACAACATCTCTAGCACAAGGCTTTGCCATCAATGGTGAGAATGCTGAAGAGGTTAGCGGATACTCAGTCTCCTCAGCAGGCGATGTCAATGGCGATGGCTTAGATGATTTGATTATTGGCGCCCCTCATTATCAAAACTCCAGCTCACCTGATGGCAAATATGTAGGTAAATCTTATGTGGTATTTGGCAAGACTAACGCAACTACTGTTAATTTATCAACCATAGCCTCTGGCATAGGTGGCTTTGTTATCAATGGCGAGAATAATGGGGATCAAAGTGGCTACTCAGTCTCTTCAGCAGGTGATATTAATAGCGATGGCTTAAATGACTTGATTGTTGGTGCATTCGCTGGCAGCACTAGTGCAAGTGAAACTAATGCAGGTAAATCTTTCGTCGTGTTTGGTAAAAAGGATGACTTGAATGCTATTAATTTATCAGATGTAGCCTCTGGCACAGGTGGCTTTGTTATCAATGGTGAAAATGCTGAAGATCAGAGTGGACGGTCAGTTTCCTCAGCAGGTGATGTCAATGGTGATGGCATAGGTGATCTGATTATTGGCGCTCCTACAGTGAGCACAGATTCTGTCAATTTTTTAGGTAACTCTTATGTGGTATTTGGTAAAACTAACGAGACTACTGTTAATTTATCAGACATAGCCTCTGGCACAGGTGGCTTTATTATTAAAGGCATAGGTAATCAAGATCTTAGTGGAAACTCAGTCTCCTCAGCAGGTGATGTCAATGGTGATGGCTTAGATGACTTAATTGTTAGCGCTCACGGAGCAGAGTCTAGGGCAGGTAAATCTTTCGTCGTGTTTGGCAAGAATAATACAGAAGCTATTAAGTTATCAGATATAGCCTCTGGCACAGATGGCTTTGTTATCAACGGTGAGAATGCTGGAGATCTGAGTGGCCAGTCAGTTTCCTCAGCAGGCGATGTCAATGGCGATGGTTTGGATGATTTAATCATTGGTGCTTATGGGGCAAACTCAAATGCAGGCAAATCTTATGTGGTATTCGGCAAGAACAACGCAGAAGCTATCAACTTATCAACCATAACCTCTGGTACGGGTGGTTTTGCTATCAATGGTGAGAGCGCTTTGAATTATAGCGGATACTCGGTTTCTTCAGCAGGTGATGTCAATGGTGATGGCTTGGATGATTTGATTGTTGGCGCTTATTTGGTCAACCATTGGGCAGGAAGATCTTATGTGGTATTTGGCAAGGCTAATACAGATGCTATTGATTTATCGAACATAGCTGCTGGCATAGGTGGCTTTGTTATCAATGGTAAGGATGCTGGGGATTGGAGTGGATTCTCAGTCTCTTCAGCAGGCGATGTCAATGGCGATGGATTGGATGATTTGATTGTTGGCGCCCCCAAGGCAAACCTTATTGATAACGCTAACATGGGTAAATCTTTCGTTGTATTTGGTAAAACCAATACAAAATCCGTTCATTTAGCAGATATTGACACTGGCAAGGGTGTTGCTGCTCATGCCATTGATTTTCAAGGAGATCAGAACGAATATAACGGTACCTCTGCTGATGAATTGTTTGTTGCTGGCGCAGGTAACAACATCTTAATAGGTAATGGTGGCACCGATGTCTTTAATGCGGGTGCAGGCAATGATGCCATTGTCATTAATGGTGACAACCTTGCTAAACTCTCCAGCAACACATTGAGTAGTAATTTACTTACTCGTGTTGATGGTGGCAATGGTATTGATACCCTGTCTTTAAGTGGTAGTAATCTTACCTTAGACCTCACTAATATAGATGATGGTCGCATTCAAGACATTGAAATCATTAAAATATCAGGTTCAGGCAACAATACTTTGAAACTTAATCTTAATGACTTGCTGGACATTTCTAGTGAAACCAATGTGCTTAAAATCGTTGGCAATTCAACTGGTAAAGTTGATATAGAACTTGGTTATAATGATTTTATTAGAGGTGCTAAAATAATAGAAAATAGTATAATTTATTATATTTATAACAATACTAACGCCCCTACTGCAGAATTATGGTTAGATCAGGTTTTAGAAGTGCTTTAA